One Glycine max cultivar Williams 82 chromosome 3, Glycine_max_v4.0, whole genome shotgun sequence DNA window includes the following coding sequences:
- the LOC100812493 gene encoding kinesin-like protein KIN-14L isoform X3 — protein sequence MEDGSRNRTHFNMASRKAEESAWRRYEATQWLESQVGPLGIPNQPTETELISCLRNGLILCNAINKIHPGAVPKVVVVDNQVPSQSLAWDSQPLPAYQYFENVRNFLFVMEELKLPAFEVSDLERDNLEMGSAAKLVDCILALKSFQELKQMNKQNGYNKHIKSPLPMRMHSRAAAFSFDASRHLDLSATLVKMPPAENNFPKREAEIVELLAKQLVDLMFDAKENIDGNIIASLHKEHLVADPIKVFNQIMACCNGEQPPTNFNEDSVKEKGNLPPHSISTPTQSDALSAPDSSKHGEACLRKCKCNQVHLLDMQEKELLDLKALKLKIKKEFQEIQSQFQGFFHDIGSQIQEMSTKALGYHKVVEENRKLYNMVQDLKGNIRVYCRIRPSFRAESKNVVDFIGEDGSLFILDPTKTLKDGRKLFQFNQVFGPIAGQDDVYKDTQPLIRSVMDGYNVCIFAYGQTGSGKTYTMSGPSGGGTSKDMGINYLALNDLFQMSNERKDIISYDIYVQMVEIYNEQVRDLLAEDKTDNKLEIRSCNDDGLSLPDAILHSVKSPTDVMTLIKLGEVNRAVSSTAMNNRSSRSHSVLTVHVNGKDTSGSSIRSCLHLVDLAGSERVDKSEVTGERLKEAQFINKSLSCLGDVITALAQKNSHIPYRNSKLTLLLQDSLGGHAKTLMFAHVSPESDSFGETMSTLKFAQRVSTVELGAARMNKESSEVMHLKEQVENLKIALAAKEAQRVTFQRIKEPHTPSEKSTLVSEKTPLRPRRLSIENCSAVKTDKPVNREDRGGVKSPLLLPRLRRLSLEGSKTIKRDSLLPKVSDNAVSKALQYERVSQQKYHPMQDPESVSKLNGHFSSGNSRSELHARTPQSPTSISYQTRLIKVNGGMQVHPLKLPKTPEPPVVDGGDAHGTKVMGSTNGKGSQIRRSLRTIGKLINGPDKRSQQNMVEVKSPVKGTGYTNHLVKSPISAVEKTKRRQSLTGIQPPLPNNSRRTSLGGKPVVAYDKDRNARTPPPSQSDSKTAKRWL from the exons atggAGGATGGTTCAAGAAATAGGACTCATTTCAACATGGCTTCAAGAAAAGCTGAAGAATCTG CTTGGAGACGCTATGAGGCTACTCAGTGGCTAGAAAGCCAAGTGGGTCCTCTTGGTATACCAAACCAGCCTACAGAGACAGAACTCATTTCTTGCTTGAGAAATGGTTTGATTCTTTGCAATGCCATTAACAAGATTCATCCAGGAGCAGTGCCTAAG GTTGTCGTTGTGGATAATCAAGTGCCTTCACAATCACTTGCCTGGGATTCTCAGCCTTTGCCTGCCTATCAGTATTTTGAAAATGTACGCAATTTTCTGTTTGTGATGGAAGAATTAAAGCTTCCGGCTTTTGAAGTTTCTGATCTTGAAAGG GATAATCTAGAGATGGGATCGGCAGCAAAACTCGTTGATTGCATTTTGGCACTTAAATCATTTCAAGAGTTGAAGCAGATGAACAAACAGAATGGATACAACAAACACATAAAATCTCCTTTGCCTATGAGAATGCATTCAAGAGCAGCTGCATTCTCCTTTGATGCTTCTAGGCACTTGGATTTGTCTGCCACATTGGTAAAAATGCCTCCCGCTGAGAATAATTTTCCGAAAAGAGAAG CAGAGATTGTGGAATTACTTGCCAAGCAACTGGTTGACCTTATGTTTGATGCCAAAGAAAATATCGATGGAAACATCATTGCTTCTCTCCATAAAGAACACCTGGTAGCG GATCCAATAAAGGTATTTAATCAGATAATGGCATGTTGTAATGGGGAACAGCCACCTACAAATTTCAACGAG GATTCTGTAAAAGAAAAGGGTAACTTACCACCTCATTCCATTTCAACACCTACGCAATCAGATGCTTTATCTGCTCCTGACAGTTCTAAG CATGGCGAAGCTTGCCTCAGAAAGTGCAAGTGCAATCAGGTGCATCTTTTAGACATGCAGGAAAAAGAACTTCTG GATCTCAAGGCTTTGAAGTTGAAAATTAAGAAAGAGTTTCAAGAGATACAGTCACAGTTTCAAGGTTTTTTTCATGATATTG GGAGTCAAATACAGGAGATGTCAACTAAAGCTCTTGGATATCACAAAGTAGTAGAAGAGAATAGGAAACTATACAACATGGTCCAAGATTTGAAAG GTAATATTCGAGTTTACTGCAGAATCAGGCCCTCATTCCGGGCTGAATCCAAGAATGTTGTTGATTTCATTGGGGAAGATGGTTCTCTATTCATTTTAGATCCAACAAAAACACTAAAAGATGGAAGGAAACTTTTTCAGTTTAATCAGGTTTTTGGTCCAATAGCTGGCCAAG ATGATGTTTATAAGGATACTCAACCATTAATTAGATCTGTGATGGATGGGTACAATGTTTGTATTTTTGCTTATGGTCAAACTGGATCGGGGAAGACTTACACCATG AGTGGTCCTTCAGGTGGAGGGACATCAAAGGATATGGGAATCAATTATCTGGCACTTAATGATCTGTTTCAAATGTCTAATGAAAGGAAGGACATCATAAGCTATGACATTTATGTTCAAATGGTTGAGATTTACAATGAACAAGTTAGAGACCTACTTGCAGAGGACAAAACAGACAACAA ATTAGAAATTCGGAGCTGCAATGATGACGGGTTGAGCCTTCCTGACGCCATATTGCATTCAGTGAAGTCTCCAACTGATGTTATGACCCTCATCAAACTTGGTGAGGTTAATCGTGCCGTCAGTTCGACTGCAATGAACAATAGGAGTAGTCGTTCCCACAG TGTGCTTACTGTGCATGTTAATGGCAAAGATACATCTGGGAGCTCCATTCGCAGCTGCTTGCACTTAGTAGACCTTGCTGGAAGTGAACGGGTAGACAAGTCCGAGGTTACAGGGGAAAGACTAAAGGAAGCACAGTTTATTAACAAGTCTCTTTCCTGTTTGGGAGATGTGATCACAGCCCTGGctcaaaagaattctcacaTCCCTTATAGGAACAGCAAACTCACACTTCTTTTGCAGGACTCCTTAG GTGGGCATGCTAAAACATTGATGTTTGCTCATGTGAGTCCGGAATCAGATTCATTTGGTGAAACAATGAGTACTCTAAAGTTTGCTCAGCGGGTTTCCACTGTGGAACTGGGGGCAGCCCGTATGAACAAAGAAAGCAGCGAGGTTATGCATCTTAAAGAACAG GTTGAGAACCTTAAGATTGCATTGGCAGCCAAGGAAGCTCAGAGGGTAACGTTCCAAAGAATTAAAGAACCACACACTCCATCAGAGAAGTCAACACTGGTGTCTGAGAAAACTCCATTGCGCCCACGAAGACTTAGCATTGAGAACTGCAGCGCTGTAAAGACTGACAAACCCGTGAATCGTGAGGATAGAGGTGGAGTCAAATCACCACTTTTGTTACCTCGCTTGAGAAGATTAAGTTTGGAAGGTTCAAAAACTATCAAGAGAGATAGTCTACTACCAAAAGTATCAGATAATGCTGTAAGCAAAGCTTTACAGTACGAGCGAGTGTCTCAGCAGAAATATCACCCAATGCAAGATCCAGAATCAGTGTCAAAACTAAATGGCCATTTCAGCAGTGGCAATTCCAGGTCAGAGTTGCATGCCAGAACCCCTCAAAGTCCAACAAGCATTTCCTATCAAACGAGATTGATAAAAGTAAATGGTGGGATGCAAGTTCATCCTCTTAAACTGCCCAAAACACCTGAACCACCAGTGGTGGATGGAGGCGATGCACATGGTACTAAGGTGATGGGTAGCACAAATGGAAAAGGATCGCAGATAAGAAGATCCTTGAGAACAATTGGGAAACTGATAAATGGCCCTGATAAGAG GAGCCAACAAAATATGGTTGAAGTCAAGTCACCCGTCAAGGGCACTGGCTATACAAATCATCTTGTAAAATCACCAATTTCAGCTGTTGAGAAGACTAAAAGGAGGCAATCTCTAACGGGGATTCAACCACCACTGCCAAACAACTCCCGTAGAACTTCACTTGGAGGGAAGCCAGTAGTAGCAT ATGACAAGGACAGAAATGCTAGAACTCCTCCTCCTTCCCAATCAGACAGCAAGACTGCGAAACGGTGGCTGTAG
- the LOC100812493 gene encoding kinesin-like protein KIN-14L isoform X2 yields MEDGSRNRTHFNMASRKAEESAWRRYEATQWLESQVGPLGIPNQPTETELISCLRNGLILCNAINKIHPGAVPKVVVVDNQVPSQSLAWDSQPLPAYQYFENVRNFLFVMEELKLPAFEVSDLERDNLEMGSAAKLVDCILALKSFQELKQMNKQNGYNKHIKSPLPMRMHSRAAAFSFDASRHLDLSATLVKMPPAENNFPKREEIVELLAKQLVDLMFDAKENIDGNIIASLHKEHLVADPIKVFNQIMACCNGEQPPTNFNELPLLLKDSVKEKGNLPPHSISTPTQSDALSAPDSSKHGEACLRKCKCNQVHLLDMQEKELLDLKALKLKIKKEFQEIQSQFQGFFHDIGSQIQEMSTKALGYHKVVEENRKLYNMVQDLKGNIRVYCRIRPSFRAESKNVVDFIGEDGSLFILDPTKTLKDGRKLFQFNQVFGPIAGQDDVYKDTQPLIRSVMDGYNVCIFAYGQTGSGKTYTMSGPSGGGTSKDMGINYLALNDLFQMSNERKDIISYDIYVQMVEIYNEQVRDLLAEDKTDNKLEIRSCNDDGLSLPDAILHSVKSPTDVMTLIKLGEVNRAVSSTAMNNRSSRSHSVLTVHVNGKDTSGSSIRSCLHLVDLAGSERVDKSEVTGERLKEAQFINKSLSCLGDVITALAQKNSHIPYRNSKLTLLLQDSLGGHAKTLMFAHVSPESDSFGETMSTLKFAQRVSTVELGAARMNKESSEVMHLKEQVENLKIALAAKEAQRVTFQRIKEPHTPSEKSTLVSEKTPLRPRRLSIENCSAVKTDKPVNREDRGGVKSPLLLPRLRRLSLEGSKTIKRDSLLPKVSDNAVSKALQYERVSQQKYHPMQDPESVSKLNGHFSSGNSRSELHARTPQSPTSISYQTRLIKVNGGMQVHPLKLPKTPEPPVVDGGDAHGTKVMGSTNGKGSQIRRSLRTIGKLINGPDKRSQQNMVEVKSPVKGTGYTNHLVKSPISAVEKTKRRQSLTGIQPPLPNNSRRTSLGGKPVVAYDKDRNARTPPPSQSDSKTAKRWL; encoded by the exons atggAGGATGGTTCAAGAAATAGGACTCATTTCAACATGGCTTCAAGAAAAGCTGAAGAATCTG CTTGGAGACGCTATGAGGCTACTCAGTGGCTAGAAAGCCAAGTGGGTCCTCTTGGTATACCAAACCAGCCTACAGAGACAGAACTCATTTCTTGCTTGAGAAATGGTTTGATTCTTTGCAATGCCATTAACAAGATTCATCCAGGAGCAGTGCCTAAG GTTGTCGTTGTGGATAATCAAGTGCCTTCACAATCACTTGCCTGGGATTCTCAGCCTTTGCCTGCCTATCAGTATTTTGAAAATGTACGCAATTTTCTGTTTGTGATGGAAGAATTAAAGCTTCCGGCTTTTGAAGTTTCTGATCTTGAAAGG GATAATCTAGAGATGGGATCGGCAGCAAAACTCGTTGATTGCATTTTGGCACTTAAATCATTTCAAGAGTTGAAGCAGATGAACAAACAGAATGGATACAACAAACACATAAAATCTCCTTTGCCTATGAGAATGCATTCAAGAGCAGCTGCATTCTCCTTTGATGCTTCTAGGCACTTGGATTTGTCTGCCACATTGGTAAAAATGCCTCCCGCTGAGAATAATTTTCCGAAAAGAGAAG AGATTGTGGAATTACTTGCCAAGCAACTGGTTGACCTTATGTTTGATGCCAAAGAAAATATCGATGGAAACATCATTGCTTCTCTCCATAAAGAACACCTGGTAGCG GATCCAATAAAGGTATTTAATCAGATAATGGCATGTTGTAATGGGGAACAGCCACCTACAAATTTCAACGAG TTGCCATTGCTTCTAAAGGATTCTGTAAAAGAAAAGGGTAACTTACCACCTCATTCCATTTCAACACCTACGCAATCAGATGCTTTATCTGCTCCTGACAGTTCTAAG CATGGCGAAGCTTGCCTCAGAAAGTGCAAGTGCAATCAGGTGCATCTTTTAGACATGCAGGAAAAAGAACTTCTG GATCTCAAGGCTTTGAAGTTGAAAATTAAGAAAGAGTTTCAAGAGATACAGTCACAGTTTCAAGGTTTTTTTCATGATATTG GGAGTCAAATACAGGAGATGTCAACTAAAGCTCTTGGATATCACAAAGTAGTAGAAGAGAATAGGAAACTATACAACATGGTCCAAGATTTGAAAG GTAATATTCGAGTTTACTGCAGAATCAGGCCCTCATTCCGGGCTGAATCCAAGAATGTTGTTGATTTCATTGGGGAAGATGGTTCTCTATTCATTTTAGATCCAACAAAAACACTAAAAGATGGAAGGAAACTTTTTCAGTTTAATCAGGTTTTTGGTCCAATAGCTGGCCAAG ATGATGTTTATAAGGATACTCAACCATTAATTAGATCTGTGATGGATGGGTACAATGTTTGTATTTTTGCTTATGGTCAAACTGGATCGGGGAAGACTTACACCATG AGTGGTCCTTCAGGTGGAGGGACATCAAAGGATATGGGAATCAATTATCTGGCACTTAATGATCTGTTTCAAATGTCTAATGAAAGGAAGGACATCATAAGCTATGACATTTATGTTCAAATGGTTGAGATTTACAATGAACAAGTTAGAGACCTACTTGCAGAGGACAAAACAGACAACAA ATTAGAAATTCGGAGCTGCAATGATGACGGGTTGAGCCTTCCTGACGCCATATTGCATTCAGTGAAGTCTCCAACTGATGTTATGACCCTCATCAAACTTGGTGAGGTTAATCGTGCCGTCAGTTCGACTGCAATGAACAATAGGAGTAGTCGTTCCCACAG TGTGCTTACTGTGCATGTTAATGGCAAAGATACATCTGGGAGCTCCATTCGCAGCTGCTTGCACTTAGTAGACCTTGCTGGAAGTGAACGGGTAGACAAGTCCGAGGTTACAGGGGAAAGACTAAAGGAAGCACAGTTTATTAACAAGTCTCTTTCCTGTTTGGGAGATGTGATCACAGCCCTGGctcaaaagaattctcacaTCCCTTATAGGAACAGCAAACTCACACTTCTTTTGCAGGACTCCTTAG GTGGGCATGCTAAAACATTGATGTTTGCTCATGTGAGTCCGGAATCAGATTCATTTGGTGAAACAATGAGTACTCTAAAGTTTGCTCAGCGGGTTTCCACTGTGGAACTGGGGGCAGCCCGTATGAACAAAGAAAGCAGCGAGGTTATGCATCTTAAAGAACAG GTTGAGAACCTTAAGATTGCATTGGCAGCCAAGGAAGCTCAGAGGGTAACGTTCCAAAGAATTAAAGAACCACACACTCCATCAGAGAAGTCAACACTGGTGTCTGAGAAAACTCCATTGCGCCCACGAAGACTTAGCATTGAGAACTGCAGCGCTGTAAAGACTGACAAACCCGTGAATCGTGAGGATAGAGGTGGAGTCAAATCACCACTTTTGTTACCTCGCTTGAGAAGATTAAGTTTGGAAGGTTCAAAAACTATCAAGAGAGATAGTCTACTACCAAAAGTATCAGATAATGCTGTAAGCAAAGCTTTACAGTACGAGCGAGTGTCTCAGCAGAAATATCACCCAATGCAAGATCCAGAATCAGTGTCAAAACTAAATGGCCATTTCAGCAGTGGCAATTCCAGGTCAGAGTTGCATGCCAGAACCCCTCAAAGTCCAACAAGCATTTCCTATCAAACGAGATTGATAAAAGTAAATGGTGGGATGCAAGTTCATCCTCTTAAACTGCCCAAAACACCTGAACCACCAGTGGTGGATGGAGGCGATGCACATGGTACTAAGGTGATGGGTAGCACAAATGGAAAAGGATCGCAGATAAGAAGATCCTTGAGAACAATTGGGAAACTGATAAATGGCCCTGATAAGAG GAGCCAACAAAATATGGTTGAAGTCAAGTCACCCGTCAAGGGCACTGGCTATACAAATCATCTTGTAAAATCACCAATTTCAGCTGTTGAGAAGACTAAAAGGAGGCAATCTCTAACGGGGATTCAACCACCACTGCCAAACAACTCCCGTAGAACTTCACTTGGAGGGAAGCCAGTAGTAGCAT ATGACAAGGACAGAAATGCTAGAACTCCTCCTCCTTCCCAATCAGACAGCAAGACTGCGAAACGGTGGCTGTAG
- the LOC100812493 gene encoding kinesin-like protein KIN-14L isoform X1 yields the protein MEDGSRNRTHFNMASRKAEESAWRRYEATQWLESQVGPLGIPNQPTETELISCLRNGLILCNAINKIHPGAVPKVVVVDNQVPSQSLAWDSQPLPAYQYFENVRNFLFVMEELKLPAFEVSDLERDNLEMGSAAKLVDCILALKSFQELKQMNKQNGYNKHIKSPLPMRMHSRAAAFSFDASRHLDLSATLVKMPPAENNFPKREAEIVELLAKQLVDLMFDAKENIDGNIIASLHKEHLVADPIKVFNQIMACCNGEQPPTNFNELPLLLKDSVKEKGNLPPHSISTPTQSDALSAPDSSKHGEACLRKCKCNQVHLLDMQEKELLDLKALKLKIKKEFQEIQSQFQGFFHDIGSQIQEMSTKALGYHKVVEENRKLYNMVQDLKGNIRVYCRIRPSFRAESKNVVDFIGEDGSLFILDPTKTLKDGRKLFQFNQVFGPIAGQDDVYKDTQPLIRSVMDGYNVCIFAYGQTGSGKTYTMSGPSGGGTSKDMGINYLALNDLFQMSNERKDIISYDIYVQMVEIYNEQVRDLLAEDKTDNKLEIRSCNDDGLSLPDAILHSVKSPTDVMTLIKLGEVNRAVSSTAMNNRSSRSHSVLTVHVNGKDTSGSSIRSCLHLVDLAGSERVDKSEVTGERLKEAQFINKSLSCLGDVITALAQKNSHIPYRNSKLTLLLQDSLGGHAKTLMFAHVSPESDSFGETMSTLKFAQRVSTVELGAARMNKESSEVMHLKEQVENLKIALAAKEAQRVTFQRIKEPHTPSEKSTLVSEKTPLRPRRLSIENCSAVKTDKPVNREDRGGVKSPLLLPRLRRLSLEGSKTIKRDSLLPKVSDNAVSKALQYERVSQQKYHPMQDPESVSKLNGHFSSGNSRSELHARTPQSPTSISYQTRLIKVNGGMQVHPLKLPKTPEPPVVDGGDAHGTKVMGSTNGKGSQIRRSLRTIGKLINGPDKRSQQNMVEVKSPVKGTGYTNHLVKSPISAVEKTKRRQSLTGIQPPLPNNSRRTSLGGKPVVAYDKDRNARTPPPSQSDSKTAKRWL from the exons atggAGGATGGTTCAAGAAATAGGACTCATTTCAACATGGCTTCAAGAAAAGCTGAAGAATCTG CTTGGAGACGCTATGAGGCTACTCAGTGGCTAGAAAGCCAAGTGGGTCCTCTTGGTATACCAAACCAGCCTACAGAGACAGAACTCATTTCTTGCTTGAGAAATGGTTTGATTCTTTGCAATGCCATTAACAAGATTCATCCAGGAGCAGTGCCTAAG GTTGTCGTTGTGGATAATCAAGTGCCTTCACAATCACTTGCCTGGGATTCTCAGCCTTTGCCTGCCTATCAGTATTTTGAAAATGTACGCAATTTTCTGTTTGTGATGGAAGAATTAAAGCTTCCGGCTTTTGAAGTTTCTGATCTTGAAAGG GATAATCTAGAGATGGGATCGGCAGCAAAACTCGTTGATTGCATTTTGGCACTTAAATCATTTCAAGAGTTGAAGCAGATGAACAAACAGAATGGATACAACAAACACATAAAATCTCCTTTGCCTATGAGAATGCATTCAAGAGCAGCTGCATTCTCCTTTGATGCTTCTAGGCACTTGGATTTGTCTGCCACATTGGTAAAAATGCCTCCCGCTGAGAATAATTTTCCGAAAAGAGAAG CAGAGATTGTGGAATTACTTGCCAAGCAACTGGTTGACCTTATGTTTGATGCCAAAGAAAATATCGATGGAAACATCATTGCTTCTCTCCATAAAGAACACCTGGTAGCG GATCCAATAAAGGTATTTAATCAGATAATGGCATGTTGTAATGGGGAACAGCCACCTACAAATTTCAACGAG TTGCCATTGCTTCTAAAGGATTCTGTAAAAGAAAAGGGTAACTTACCACCTCATTCCATTTCAACACCTACGCAATCAGATGCTTTATCTGCTCCTGACAGTTCTAAG CATGGCGAAGCTTGCCTCAGAAAGTGCAAGTGCAATCAGGTGCATCTTTTAGACATGCAGGAAAAAGAACTTCTG GATCTCAAGGCTTTGAAGTTGAAAATTAAGAAAGAGTTTCAAGAGATACAGTCACAGTTTCAAGGTTTTTTTCATGATATTG GGAGTCAAATACAGGAGATGTCAACTAAAGCTCTTGGATATCACAAAGTAGTAGAAGAGAATAGGAAACTATACAACATGGTCCAAGATTTGAAAG GTAATATTCGAGTTTACTGCAGAATCAGGCCCTCATTCCGGGCTGAATCCAAGAATGTTGTTGATTTCATTGGGGAAGATGGTTCTCTATTCATTTTAGATCCAACAAAAACACTAAAAGATGGAAGGAAACTTTTTCAGTTTAATCAGGTTTTTGGTCCAATAGCTGGCCAAG ATGATGTTTATAAGGATACTCAACCATTAATTAGATCTGTGATGGATGGGTACAATGTTTGTATTTTTGCTTATGGTCAAACTGGATCGGGGAAGACTTACACCATG AGTGGTCCTTCAGGTGGAGGGACATCAAAGGATATGGGAATCAATTATCTGGCACTTAATGATCTGTTTCAAATGTCTAATGAAAGGAAGGACATCATAAGCTATGACATTTATGTTCAAATGGTTGAGATTTACAATGAACAAGTTAGAGACCTACTTGCAGAGGACAAAACAGACAACAA ATTAGAAATTCGGAGCTGCAATGATGACGGGTTGAGCCTTCCTGACGCCATATTGCATTCAGTGAAGTCTCCAACTGATGTTATGACCCTCATCAAACTTGGTGAGGTTAATCGTGCCGTCAGTTCGACTGCAATGAACAATAGGAGTAGTCGTTCCCACAG TGTGCTTACTGTGCATGTTAATGGCAAAGATACATCTGGGAGCTCCATTCGCAGCTGCTTGCACTTAGTAGACCTTGCTGGAAGTGAACGGGTAGACAAGTCCGAGGTTACAGGGGAAAGACTAAAGGAAGCACAGTTTATTAACAAGTCTCTTTCCTGTTTGGGAGATGTGATCACAGCCCTGGctcaaaagaattctcacaTCCCTTATAGGAACAGCAAACTCACACTTCTTTTGCAGGACTCCTTAG GTGGGCATGCTAAAACATTGATGTTTGCTCATGTGAGTCCGGAATCAGATTCATTTGGTGAAACAATGAGTACTCTAAAGTTTGCTCAGCGGGTTTCCACTGTGGAACTGGGGGCAGCCCGTATGAACAAAGAAAGCAGCGAGGTTATGCATCTTAAAGAACAG GTTGAGAACCTTAAGATTGCATTGGCAGCCAAGGAAGCTCAGAGGGTAACGTTCCAAAGAATTAAAGAACCACACACTCCATCAGAGAAGTCAACACTGGTGTCTGAGAAAACTCCATTGCGCCCACGAAGACTTAGCATTGAGAACTGCAGCGCTGTAAAGACTGACAAACCCGTGAATCGTGAGGATAGAGGTGGAGTCAAATCACCACTTTTGTTACCTCGCTTGAGAAGATTAAGTTTGGAAGGTTCAAAAACTATCAAGAGAGATAGTCTACTACCAAAAGTATCAGATAATGCTGTAAGCAAAGCTTTACAGTACGAGCGAGTGTCTCAGCAGAAATATCACCCAATGCAAGATCCAGAATCAGTGTCAAAACTAAATGGCCATTTCAGCAGTGGCAATTCCAGGTCAGAGTTGCATGCCAGAACCCCTCAAAGTCCAACAAGCATTTCCTATCAAACGAGATTGATAAAAGTAAATGGTGGGATGCAAGTTCATCCTCTTAAACTGCCCAAAACACCTGAACCACCAGTGGTGGATGGAGGCGATGCACATGGTACTAAGGTGATGGGTAGCACAAATGGAAAAGGATCGCAGATAAGAAGATCCTTGAGAACAATTGGGAAACTGATAAATGGCCCTGATAAGAG GAGCCAACAAAATATGGTTGAAGTCAAGTCACCCGTCAAGGGCACTGGCTATACAAATCATCTTGTAAAATCACCAATTTCAGCTGTTGAGAAGACTAAAAGGAGGCAATCTCTAACGGGGATTCAACCACCACTGCCAAACAACTCCCGTAGAACTTCACTTGGAGGGAAGCCAGTAGTAGCAT ATGACAAGGACAGAAATGCTAGAACTCCTCCTCCTTCCCAATCAGACAGCAAGACTGCGAAACGGTGGCTGTAG
- the LOC100801130 gene encoding short integuments 2, mitochondrial yields MSGLKELLKKGLGLGDMAFNAGGGAITWFPGHMAAATRAIRHRLKLADLVIEVRDARIPLSSANADLQPHLSAKRRVVALNKKDLANPNIMHKWTHYFETCNQNCVAINAHSKSSVKKLLEVVEFKLKEVICKEPTLLVMVVGVPNVGKSALINSIHQIAKSRFPVQEKMKRAAVGPLPGVTQDIAGFKIAHKPSIYVLDTPGVLVPSISDIETGLKLALAGSVKDSVVGEERIVQYLLAVLNTRGTPLHWKHLNNRRIDGIEYEAEENHEYSLKNLKPKRRNLPNRSDLVYVEDLVMQVQRALYSSLSEFNGNVEDESDLESLIDLQFSALQKALKIPHKASEARLMVSKKFLTLFRTGKLGPFILDDVPDVKPVS; encoded by the exons atgtCAGGGCTGAAGGAATTGCTGAAGAAAGGGTTAGGTTTAGGCGACATGGCGTTCAACGCCGGCGGCGGAGCCATAACCTGGTTCCCCGGCCACATGGCCGCCGCTACACGTGCCATCCGCCACCGCCTCAAACTCGCTGACCTCGTCATCGAAGTTCGCGACGCTCGCATTCCCCTCTCCTCCGCCAACGCCGACCTCCAGCCACACCTCTCCGCTAAACGACGCGTCGTCGCACTCAATAAAAAAGACCTCGCCAACCCTAACATCATGCAT aAATGGACGCATTATTTTGAGACGTGTAATCAGAATTGCGTTGCGATCAACGCGCACAGCAAGAGTTCCGTGAAGAAGCTTCTGGAGGTGGTGGAGTTCAAGTTGAAGGAAGTGATTTGCAAGGAGCCGACGCTGCTTGTGATGGTGGTTGGTGTTCCCAACGTTGGCAAGTCTGCGCTGATTAACTCTATTCATCAAATTGCCAAGTCTCGCTTTCCTG TGCAGGAGAAGATGAAGCGCGCTGCTGTGGGTCCGCTACCTGGTGTTACTCAAGACATTGCTGGATTCAAG ATAGCACATAAACCAAGCATATATGTCCTAGATACCCCAGGGGTTCTGGTTCCAAGTATCTCAGACATAGAGACAGGGTTAAAACTGGCTCTGGCAG GGTCTGTCAAAGATTCAGTAGTGGGTGAGGAGCGTATTGTTCAATACTTATTGGCAGTTTTGAATACCCGGGGGACTCCACTTCACTGGAAGCACCTAAATAATAGGAGAATAGATGGAATTGAATATGAAGCTGAGGAAAATCATGAATATAGTCTGAAAAATCTTAAGCCAAAGAGAAGAAATCTGCCAAATAGATCTGATTTGGTCTATGTTGAG GATCTTGTAATGCAAGTTCAGCGTGCACTCTATTCAAGTCTATCAGAATTCAATGGGAACGTAGAAGATGAGAGTGACCTGGAGAGCCTTATTGACCTGCAATTTAGTGCACTACAGAAGGCATTGAAGATACCTCACAAGGCTTCAGAAGCGCGGTTAATGGTATCCAAGAAGTTCCTTACTCTATTCAGGACCGGTAAGCTTGGACCTTTCATTCTAGATGATGTCCCGGATGTCAAGCCTGTGTCATAA